Proteins encoded within one genomic window of Brachybacterium avium:
- a CDS encoding ATP-binding cassette domain-containing protein — MLAGARPDAGEAELQAAAAATGLDAVIAERGWDADLGRAGRGISLGERQRLALARAVLSPAPLVVLDEPTAHLDGATEQVVLDLITTLRDAGRTVVVIAHRSRLVDLADEVSGVATALVGADR, encoded by the coding sequence GTGCTCGCCGGGGCACGGCCTGATGCCGGCGAGGCCGAGCTGCAGGCGGCGGCCGCGGCGACCGGGCTGGACGCGGTGATCGCCGAGCGCGGCTGGGACGCGGACCTCGGACGGGCCGGTCGCGGCATCTCCCTCGGCGAACGGCAGCGCCTGGCCCTGGCGCGGGCGGTGCTCTCCCCCGCGCCGCTGGTGGTGCTGGACGAGCCGACCGCGCATCTGGACGGCGCCACCGAGCAGGTGGTGCTCGACCTGATCACGACGCTGCGCGATGCCGGCCGCACCGTGGTGGTGATCGCCCACCGCTCCCGGCTGGTCGACCTCGCCGACGAGGTGTCCGGCGTGGCGACCGCGCTGGTGGGGGCCGACCGATGA